In Streptosporangiales bacterium, the following proteins share a genomic window:
- a CDS encoding TetR family transcriptional regulator: MTARRERQVPGPAKRLRRAERREQILDAATRAFARTGFAATSLEDVATEAAITPVLLYRHFDSKAAMYRAVLDRACARLEESVGSDNFDDDTLSGLLRAASADPDGFRLLFHHAAREPDFRDVVDSLTATSNEVAERHLASLIPAGPWLTWAARVVPVVTIEAIIGWLDAGQPDPHLAPGMIRHAIGGAIEAARQAGG; the protein is encoded by the coding sequence ATGACGGCACGCCGGGAGCGGCAGGTACCCGGTCCGGCCAAGCGGCTGCGCCGGGCCGAGCGCCGGGAGCAGATACTCGACGCCGCGACCCGCGCGTTCGCTCGCACCGGCTTCGCCGCCACCAGCCTCGAGGACGTCGCCACCGAAGCGGCGATCACTCCGGTCCTGCTCTACCGGCACTTCGACTCCAAGGCCGCGATGTACCGGGCGGTCCTGGACCGGGCCTGCGCACGTCTGGAGGAGTCGGTGGGCAGCGACAACTTCGACGACGACACGCTTTCCGGACTCCTCCGCGCCGCGAGTGCCGACCCCGACGGCTTCCGACTCCTCTTCCACCATGCCGCCCGGGAGCCGGACTTCCGCGACGTCGTCGACTCCCTCACTGCCACGTCGAATGAGGTCGCCGAGCGGCACTTGGCCTCGCTCATCCCGGCCGGGCCATGGCTGACCTGGGCCGCGCGGGTCGTCCCGGTGGTCACGATCGAAGCCATCATCGGATGGCTGGACGCCGGACAACCCGACCCCCACCTTGCCCCCGGGATGATCCGCCACGCGATCGGCGGCGCCATCGAGGCCGCACGACAGGCCGGTGGTTAG
- a CDS encoding phosphotransferase, whose product MQASEVPRAVAAAMSTASSLDLTVDDAIVLHDSNKLTLRLLPCDVLARVAPVAHQVAQFEIELAQRLAESESPVAVLEPRVEPRVYERDGFVVTLWTYYEPATPREVSPADYANAFERLHAGMRKLDVPTPHFTDRVEQAQQLVASRDHTPALADADRELLGNTLRSLRRVIGERGGAEQLLHGEPHPGNVLTTKNGLLLFIDLETCCRGPVEFDLAHAPEEVSEHYPGINQDLLRECRILVLAMITTWRWDRGDQLPNGRQLGTEWLSQIRAALDRNGLDTHG is encoded by the coding sequence ATGCAGGCGTCAGAGGTCCCGCGTGCAGTGGCTGCGGCCATGTCGACCGCCTCATCACTGGACCTGACAGTCGACGACGCGATCGTTCTTCATGACTCGAACAAGCTCACTCTGCGTCTGCTGCCTTGTGACGTCCTGGCCCGGGTGGCACCTGTAGCGCATCAGGTCGCACAGTTCGAAATCGAGCTTGCTCAACGGCTCGCCGAATCCGAGAGCCCTGTGGCTGTTCTCGAGCCTCGAGTGGAGCCACGCGTCTACGAGCGTGATGGCTTCGTGGTCACGCTGTGGACCTATTACGAACCTGCGACGCCTCGAGAGGTCTCACCAGCCGACTACGCCAATGCGTTCGAGCGGCTGCATGCCGGTATGCGCAAGCTCGATGTCCCTACGCCGCACTTCACGGATCGAGTCGAGCAGGCCCAACAACTCGTGGCAAGCCGCGACCACACTCCGGCGCTCGCCGACGCGGACCGGGAGCTCCTCGGCAACACGTTACGAAGCCTGAGACGAGTGATCGGCGAGCGCGGCGGCGCCGAGCAGCTACTGCACGGCGAGCCGCACCCAGGCAACGTGCTCACCACGAAGAACGGGCTGTTGCTGTTCATAGACCTTGAGACGTGCTGCCGTGGGCCTGTCGAATTCGACCTTGCCCATGCGCCAGAAGAAGTCAGTGAGCACTATCCAGGTATCAATCAAGACTTGCTACGTGAGTGCCGGATCCTCGTGCTGGCGATGATCACAACGTGGCGCTGGGATCGAGGCGACCAGCTCCCAAACGGGCGCCAGCTGGGCACAGAGTGGCTCAGCCAGATCCGAGCAGCGCTCGACCGCAACGGCCTGGATACCCATGGCTGA
- a CDS encoding helix-turn-helix domain-containing protein: protein MDSAHTPRSVRDGGSVLGEPFGVVLRRLRKRAGLTQEQLAQRAGLSTNAVSSLERGTRRLPYPHTRNALARALGLSSAERGALEAGLAGRWERPRLPVPAWRMIGRESEIVTVSQLLSTERVVTLVGPGGVGKSRLALAVAERLEPDYRDGAVFVALSRLHDPHDVLPTVAADLGLRELGSRDIREVLATYLRSRRLLLVLDNFEHVTSAAADLAAMLSAAPAVTVLVTSRAPLRIGGEHVFAVPVLDSSVATALFRERAEQAAGIPLTAGADLVTRICAQLDNLPLAIELAASRTRILSPDQLLVRLDEIQSTVMGGRRDAPERHQTLRLTVDWSYRLLDPPAQTLLRLVSVFSGGWTLEAATEIGGLEESLTLELHQTLLDNSLITRDLTSVEPRFAMLDTIRAFAGDELHASGAAESAYDSHAHFYSDQAAAAGPRLWTQDQADLLHRLESDHENIRSALSRLLNRGGLDELASACFGLWLFWVIRGHLRDALSWADTALASADPPSATARARLQYVAGWMLMPRGRYDEAIERFTEAARYARTAPDLPTLCWTMPSWANAEIYRGQAYTAARLLDDAEDLARQSGDHHILSCVVIGRAHVGITADKLTETDALLTAQMPAIEARGADWPLAVTLGIQGRIATALNDHPRADNLLRRSVRIFGQLQDTWGMAHQLTHVADAAALRATARHDYPRASLLYGATHRPTHRTNRGTDLSGMASAQRPMPTRRTPQPRHRRPPQAPTTRPPTITRPNHQPRRQRARPTHPPHRQLTQSRNQEATPARQHGENESAADTRIQADTLHHEGAPRSTRSWPRQP, encoded by the coding sequence ATGGACAGCGCTCACACACCGCGGAGTGTGCGAGATGGTGGGTCGGTACTGGGCGAGCCCTTCGGCGTGGTTCTCCGCCGGCTGCGAAAGCGGGCGGGCCTCACGCAGGAGCAGTTGGCCCAACGCGCCGGGCTCAGCACGAACGCGGTCAGCTCACTGGAGCGTGGTACTCGGCGGTTGCCTTACCCCCATACACGTAATGCCTTGGCCCGTGCTCTCGGCCTCAGCTCCGCCGAGCGCGGGGCCCTCGAGGCTGGGCTCGCTGGGCGCTGGGAGCGTCCGCGTCTGCCGGTCCCCGCCTGGCGGATGATCGGGCGGGAGTCGGAAATCGTCACGGTCTCGCAGCTGCTCTCGACCGAGCGGGTCGTCACTCTCGTCGGGCCAGGAGGCGTCGGCAAGAGCCGGCTCGCGCTCGCCGTTGCTGAGCGGCTTGAGCCCGACTACCGAGACGGCGCTGTCTTCGTAGCCCTGAGCCGACTGCACGATCCGCACGACGTACTTCCGACGGTCGCAGCCGATCTCGGTCTGCGTGAGCTTGGTTCGCGGGATATCCGCGAGGTGCTGGCAACCTACCTAAGGTCGCGGCGGCTACTGCTCGTCCTAGACAACTTCGAGCACGTCACGTCGGCCGCGGCAGACCTAGCAGCCATGCTGTCCGCGGCTCCCGCGGTCACGGTCCTGGTCACCAGCCGGGCGCCCTTGCGGATCGGCGGGGAACACGTCTTCGCAGTACCGGTACTCGATTCGTCGGTCGCGACCGCGCTCTTCCGGGAACGTGCGGAGCAGGCCGCCGGTATACCGCTCACCGCCGGCGCCGACCTAGTCACGCGGATCTGCGCGCAGCTGGACAACCTTCCCCTGGCGATCGAGTTGGCCGCTTCACGAACCCGGATACTCTCTCCAGATCAGCTGCTGGTTCGCCTCGATGAGATCCAATCCACGGTGATGGGTGGGCGGCGGGACGCACCCGAGCGCCACCAAACCCTGCGGCTGACGGTGGACTGGAGCTACCGACTGCTCGACCCGCCTGCACAAACATTGTTGAGACTCGTTTCGGTGTTCTCAGGTGGTTGGACGCTCGAGGCGGCCACCGAAATCGGCGGCTTGGAGGAATCCCTCACGTTAGAACTGCACCAGACCCTCCTCGACAACAGCCTCATCACTCGAGACCTGACCAGCGTCGAGCCGCGATTCGCCATGCTTGACACCATCCGGGCGTTCGCCGGGGACGAACTACACGCCAGCGGCGCCGCCGAGTCGGCCTACGACAGCCACGCCCACTTCTACAGTGACCAGGCAGCCGCAGCCGGCCCCCGGCTCTGGACCCAAGACCAAGCTGACCTGCTCCACCGACTCGAATCAGACCACGAGAACATCCGCTCGGCGTTGTCTCGACTCCTCAACCGCGGCGGCCTCGACGAGCTTGCCAGCGCCTGTTTCGGCCTCTGGTTGTTCTGGGTCATCCGCGGCCACCTACGGGATGCGCTGTCCTGGGCGGATACTGCACTCGCCTCAGCCGATCCGCCATCGGCCACCGCACGCGCCAGACTGCAGTACGTGGCGGGTTGGATGCTCATGCCGCGCGGGCGATACGACGAGGCCATCGAACGATTCACCGAAGCAGCACGGTACGCCAGGACCGCGCCCGACCTGCCCACCCTGTGCTGGACCATGCCGTCCTGGGCGAACGCGGAAATCTACCGAGGACAAGCATACACCGCCGCACGCCTTCTCGACGACGCCGAAGACCTCGCGCGACAGTCAGGCGACCATCACATCCTCAGCTGTGTCGTGATCGGCAGAGCGCACGTCGGGATCACAGCCGACAAGTTGACCGAAACCGACGCCCTGCTCACCGCGCAAATGCCCGCGATCGAAGCACGCGGAGCCGACTGGCCACTCGCCGTCACACTAGGAATCCAAGGCCGCATCGCCACAGCCCTCAACGACCACCCCAGAGCCGACAACCTGTTACGCAGATCAGTCCGAATCTTCGGCCAACTACAGGACACCTGGGGTATGGCTCACCAACTCACCCACGTCGCGGACGCCGCGGCACTTCGCGCGACAGCTCGACATGACTACCCCCGGGCTTCCCTGCTCTACGGCGCGACACATCGACCAACTCACAGAACAAACCGGGGCACGGATCTTTCCGGTATGGCAAGCGCTCAGCGACCGATGCCAACACGACGTACTCCTCAACCTCGGCATCGACGCCCACCGCAAGCTCCGACAACGCGGCCGCCAACTATCACCCGACCAAATCATCAACCTCGCCGACAACGCGCCCGTCCAACCCACCCTCCTCACCGACAACTGACACAAAGCCGGAACCAAGAGGCGACACCTGCCCGGCAGCACGGTGAGAATGAATCCGCGGCGGACACGCGGATACAGGCCGATACGCTTCACCATGAAGGTGCTCCTCGCTCAACAAGATCTTGGCCTCGACAACCCTGA
- a CDS encoding zinc-binding dehydrogenase: MRAIVMTEPGGPEVLRWDEAPDPVPGAGEVLLEVVASAVNRADLLQRQGHYDPPPGTSPYLGLECSGRVVALGDGVDSWSVGDEVCALLSGGGYAELVAVPADQLLPIPQGVSLTEAAGLPEVACTVFSTAFMVAGLRPGETFLVHGGGSGIGTFAIQLAKAAGVGAVFCTVGSRAKADRCRELGADLAVDYTAEDFVAKVKEATGGEGADVVLDIVGAKYLARNVDALARNGRLAVIGLQGGRTAELDLGALLAKRVAVIGVTLRGRPLEEKAAIVAAVRENVWPAVESGEVRPLIDRTVPMSDAAAAHRIVADSGHFGKVLLAT; encoded by the coding sequence ATGCGCGCGATCGTGATGACCGAGCCCGGCGGACCCGAGGTGCTGCGGTGGGACGAGGCCCCCGATCCCGTGCCCGGCGCGGGTGAGGTGCTGCTCGAGGTGGTGGCGAGCGCGGTCAACCGCGCCGACCTGCTGCAGCGCCAGGGTCACTATGACCCGCCGCCGGGCACGTCGCCGTACCTCGGGCTCGAGTGCTCGGGTCGGGTGGTGGCGCTCGGCGACGGCGTCGACTCCTGGTCGGTGGGCGACGAGGTATGCGCGCTGCTCAGCGGCGGCGGTTACGCCGAGCTGGTCGCCGTCCCCGCCGACCAGTTGCTGCCGATTCCCCAGGGCGTCTCCCTCACCGAGGCCGCGGGGCTGCCCGAAGTCGCCTGCACCGTGTTCTCCACGGCGTTCATGGTCGCCGGTCTGCGGCCCGGCGAGACCTTCCTCGTCCACGGCGGCGGCAGCGGGATCGGCACGTTCGCGATCCAGCTGGCGAAGGCGGCCGGCGTCGGCGCGGTGTTCTGCACCGTGGGGAGCAGGGCCAAGGCCGACAGGTGCCGCGAGCTCGGCGCCGACCTCGCAGTCGACTACACCGCGGAGGACTTCGTCGCGAAGGTGAAGGAGGCGACCGGCGGCGAGGGCGCCGACGTCGTCCTCGACATCGTCGGCGCCAAGTACCTGGCGCGGAACGTCGACGCGCTCGCACGCAACGGCCGTCTCGCCGTCATCGGCCTGCAGGGTGGTCGCACCGCCGAGCTCGACCTCGGCGCGCTGCTGGCCAAGCGGGTCGCCGTCATCGGCGTGACGCTCCGCGGCAGGCCGCTCGAGGAGAAGGCGGCGATCGTGGCCGCGGTACGGGAGAATGTCTGGCCGGCCGTCGAGTCCGGTGAGGTGCGTCCGCTCATCGACCGGACGGTGCCGATGAGCGACGCCGCCGCCGCGCACCGGATCGTCGCGGACAGCGGTCACTTCGGCAAGGTCCTCCTCGCCACCTGA
- a CDS encoding MFS transporter, with amino-acid sequence MVYPTLLAAVGDVAHPAWRARAVGVYRLWRDGGYAIGALIGGIAADLWGLRAAVWTAAAISAASGILVAVRMYETHHHTSTT; translated from the coding sequence ATGGTCTACCCCACCCTGCTCGCCGCCGTCGGCGATGTCGCGCACCCGGCCTGGCGCGCCCGCGCCGTCGGCGTCTACCGGCTCTGGCGCGATGGCGGCTACGCCATCGGCGCCCTCATCGGCGGGATCGCCGCCGACCTGTGGGGGCTACGCGCAGCCGTCTGGACCGCCGCCGCCATCAGCGCGGCCTCCGGGATCCTCGTCGCCGTCCGCATGTACGAAACCCACCATCACACCTCGACAACCTGA
- a CDS encoding AAA family ATPase, which yields MAPFWQPEVGQGQPPAPTADSPDTPGEPLGEPSPFWSAAPDDEAARAQQHDSAFPAFGEPWAPPPAPEAGAGTAPQPEAPSAWGPWPGQADQGPSQQQTGPHQRYDLSQFQVGYQPSEQQQAPPQAGPPPQAPGQGFPGHQGFQGPGLQGFQDPQGFPGQQGFPGQQGFQGPGPQGFQDPQGFLGQQGQAFPGMAPQQPPIPLTSEHLSPQSLLRPRKAPPTSGWRRALFKASGGIIDPGESNKELQRQQMVSLVRTPVAGGHYRVAVLSLKGGVGKTTTTVGLGSTLSTLRGDRIIAVDANPDRGTLSEKVRLETRANVRDLLGNKDGITRYADVRQYTSQAASRLEVLASDPDPAISEAFSEGDYRSITEVLEHYYSICLTDCGTGLLHSAMRGVLGLADQIVLVSSASVDGARSASATLDWLDAHDYSGLVQSGVVVMSAVRPQNKAVDLSRLEQHFNARCRALVRVPFDPHLEAGAEFVLEQLSPATRDAYLQLTAAVAAGFQHRLPV from the coding sequence ATGGCCCCGTTCTGGCAGCCCGAGGTCGGGCAGGGACAACCCCCGGCGCCGACCGCGGACTCCCCGGACACACCCGGCGAACCCCTCGGCGAGCCGTCGCCGTTCTGGTCGGCCGCCCCCGACGACGAGGCGGCGCGCGCCCAGCAGCACGACAGCGCCTTCCCGGCGTTCGGCGAGCCGTGGGCACCACCCCCGGCACCGGAGGCGGGGGCGGGCACGGCACCGCAGCCGGAGGCACCATCCGCGTGGGGGCCGTGGCCCGGCCAGGCCGACCAGGGTCCGAGCCAGCAGCAGACCGGCCCACACCAGCGGTACGACCTGTCGCAGTTCCAGGTCGGCTACCAGCCGTCCGAGCAGCAGCAGGCCCCGCCGCAGGCGGGGCCGCCCCCGCAGGCACCGGGTCAGGGCTTCCCCGGCCACCAGGGTTTCCAGGGGCCGGGCCTGCAGGGCTTCCAGGACCCGCAGGGCTTCCCCGGACAGCAGGGCTTTCCCGGACAGCAGGGTTTCCAGGGCCCAGGCCCGCAAGGCTTCCAGGACCCGCAGGGCTTCCTCGGACAGCAGGGCCAGGCGTTCCCCGGCATGGCGCCGCAGCAGCCGCCGATCCCTCTGACCTCGGAGCACCTGTCACCGCAGTCCCTGCTTCGTCCGCGCAAGGCACCGCCGACCAGCGGCTGGCGGCGTGCCCTGTTCAAGGCGAGCGGCGGAATCATCGACCCGGGCGAGTCGAACAAGGAGCTGCAGCGCCAGCAGATGGTGTCGCTCGTCCGCACACCCGTCGCGGGCGGCCACTACCGCGTCGCGGTGCTCAGCCTCAAGGGCGGCGTCGGCAAGACCACCACGACCGTCGGTCTCGGCTCGACCCTCTCGACGCTGCGTGGTGACCGCATCATCGCCGTCGACGCCAACCCCGACCGCGGCACGCTCAGCGAGAAGGTGCGTCTCGAGACCCGGGCCAACGTCCGCGACCTGCTCGGGAACAAGGACGGGATCACGCGCTACGCCGACGTACGCCAGTACACGTCGCAGGCGGCGAGCCGGCTCGAGGTCCTGGCGTCCGACCCCGATCCCGCGATCTCGGAGGCGTTCAGCGAGGGCGACTACCGGTCGATCACGGAGGTGCTCGAGCACTACTACTCGATCTGTCTCACCGACTGCGGCACCGGCCTGCTGCACTCGGCGATGCGCGGCGTGCTCGGGCTCGCCGACCAGATCGTGCTGGTGAGCTCGGCCTCCGTCGACGGTGCCCGCTCCGCGAGCGCCACGCTCGACTGGCTCGACGCCCACGACTACAGCGGCCTCGTCCAGTCCGGCGTGGTCGTCATGTCCGCGGTCCGGCCGCAGAACAAGGCGGTCGACCTGAGCCGGCTCGAGCAGCACTTCAACGCCCGGTGCCGTGCACTGGTGCGCGTGCCGTTCGACCCGCACCTCGAGGCCGGCGCGGAGTTCGTGCTCGAGCAGCTGAGCCCGGCTACGCGTGACGCGTACCTGCAGCTCACCGCCGCGGTCGCCGCGGGCTTCCAGCACAGGCTGCCGGTCTGA
- a CDS encoding cytochrome P450 has product MPALLRSLQGEGVVHQVRTRVGHGAWLVTGYDEVRRLFDDDRLGRAHADPDNAARSGESALFGGPLGDFDTEKVDHARMRSLLQPHFTPKRMRALRQRVQSLTTELLDDLAQQSPPADLHAALALPLPIQVICELLGVPYADRARFRAWSEAAGDVVDRSRSEQGLGDLFGYGLELVERKRRDPGDDVISRFCSTEGLGDNEIAMLSMALLFAGHETTVRQLGFGAVLLFTNPDQWRALREDPDLLPGAVDEIMRAPGTGSGGIPRYARTDFDLAGVTIRAGDLVLLDNTAANHDAAVFADPDLFDVTRSSASAHLAFGHGARYCIGAPLARIELQVAFAALIDRFPAMRLAVPIDDLTIRDDLVELPVTW; this is encoded by the coding sequence ATGCCGGCACTCCTGCGCTCCCTACAGGGGGAGGGCGTCGTCCACCAGGTCCGCACCCGCGTCGGTCATGGGGCGTGGCTGGTCACCGGCTACGACGAGGTGCGGCGCTTGTTCGACGACGACCGGCTTGGCCGCGCCCATGCCGACCCGGACAACGCCGCGCGGTCGGGAGAATCCGCCCTGTTCGGCGGGCCGCTGGGCGACTTCGACACCGAGAAGGTCGACCACGCCCGGATGCGGTCGTTGCTACAGCCGCACTTCACTCCCAAACGCATGCGCGCGCTGCGGCAACGCGTGCAGTCGTTGACCACCGAGCTGCTCGACGACCTCGCCCAGCAGTCCCCGCCCGCCGATCTGCACGCCGCCCTCGCCCTGCCGCTGCCGATCCAGGTGATCTGTGAACTGCTCGGCGTGCCCTACGCGGATCGCGCCCGGTTCCGCGCCTGGTCGGAGGCCGCCGGTGACGTGGTCGACCGGTCCCGCTCCGAGCAGGGACTGGGTGACCTGTTCGGATACGGGCTCGAACTTGTCGAACGCAAGCGCCGCGATCCCGGCGACGACGTGATCTCCCGGTTCTGCAGCACCGAGGGCCTCGGCGACAACGAGATCGCCATGCTGTCGATGGCCCTGCTATTCGCCGGCCACGAGACGACCGTGCGCCAGCTCGGCTTCGGAGCGGTGCTCCTGTTCACCAACCCCGACCAATGGCGGGCGCTTCGCGAGGACCCCGACCTGCTGCCCGGCGCCGTCGACGAGATCATGCGCGCTCCGGGCACGGGAAGCGGCGGCATCCCCCGGTACGCCCGCACCGACTTCGACCTCGCCGGCGTCACGATCCGGGCCGGCGACCTGGTGCTGCTCGATAACACCGCCGCCAACCACGACGCCGCCGTCTTCGCCGACCCCGACCTCTTCGACGTCACGCGATCCTCGGCGTCCGCGCACCTCGCGTTCGGGCACGGCGCCCGCTACTGCATCGGCGCACCACTGGCCCGCATCGAGCTGCAGGTCGCCTTCGCCGCGCTCATCGACCGGTTCCCCGCGATGCGCCTGGCCGTACCGATCGACGACCTGACCATCCGCGACGACCTCGTCGAACTCCCGGTCACCTGGTGA
- a CDS encoding EamA family transporter, with protein MVLVAAVAHASWNAIAHDIDDKLVSFTLVGLGGAVCSLVVVAVAPLPHRDSWPYLLTSALVHVAYFALLMKSYELGEFSQVYPLARGTSPLVVTVLAAVFVREVPPPFELAGVLVVSVGLGTLVLAGGRPGRRDLPALAAAVGTGLTIAAYTTIDGIGVRASGNAAAYTGWLILLQSLPIPLYALARRRRALIRQLRPQAVRGLAGGVLSLLAYGLVLWAQTRGALAPIAALRETSIIVGAVIGTIFFAEPFGRSRVVATVVVVGIVLISLA; from the coding sequence ATGGTGCTCGTCGCCGCCGTGGCACACGCGAGCTGGAACGCGATCGCGCACGACATCGACGACAAGCTCGTGTCGTTCACCCTCGTCGGTCTCGGCGGCGCCGTCTGCTCGCTCGTCGTCGTCGCTGTCGCGCCGCTGCCGCACCGAGACAGCTGGCCGTACCTCCTCACCTCCGCGCTGGTGCACGTCGCCTACTTCGCCCTGCTCATGAAGTCGTACGAGCTCGGCGAGTTCAGCCAGGTGTACCCGCTCGCGCGGGGCACCTCGCCGCTGGTGGTCACCGTCCTCGCGGCCGTGTTCGTCCGCGAGGTGCCGCCGCCATTCGAGCTCGCGGGAGTGCTCGTGGTGTCCGTCGGGCTCGGCACCCTGGTGCTCGCCGGCGGGCGTCCCGGCAGGCGCGACCTGCCGGCGCTGGCTGCCGCCGTGGGCACCGGCCTCACGATCGCCGCCTACACCACCATCGACGGGATCGGCGTGCGCGCGTCGGGCAACGCCGCCGCGTACACCGGATGGCTGATCCTGTTGCAGAGCCTGCCGATCCCGTTGTACGCGCTCGCGCGCCGCCGGCGCGCGCTGATCCGTCAGCTGCGCCCGCAGGCCGTCCGCGGTCTGGCCGGCGGCGTGCTGAGCCTGCTGGCGTACGGGCTCGTGCTGTGGGCGCAGACCCGCGGGGCGCTGGCGCCGATCGCGGCGCTGCGCGAGACGAGCATCATCGTCGGCGCGGTCATCGGCACGATCTTCTTCGCCGAGCCGTTCGGCAGGTCACGTGTCGTCGCCACGGTCGTAGTCGTCGGCATCGTGCTGATCAGTCTGGCCTGA
- a CDS encoding DUF2587 domain-containing protein, protein MTESGSVFPGRPDDESGRPRVMIVGSGGTATNDGDDREGESPADMVEQPAKVMRIGNMIRQLLEEVRAAPLDEKSRARLAEIHRSSIKELEDGLSEDLVSELERLSLPFTVDEIPSDAELRIAQAQLVGWLEGLFHGIQTALFAQQMAARAQLEQMRRALPPGAVPQDGQQPGHGAGPYL, encoded by the coding sequence ATGACCGAATCGGGCAGTGTGTTCCCCGGACGTCCCGACGACGAGTCGGGACGTCCCCGCGTCATGATCGTCGGCTCCGGGGGCACGGCGACCAACGACGGTGACGACCGGGAGGGCGAGTCGCCCGCGGACATGGTCGAGCAACCCGCGAAGGTCATGCGGATCGGCAACATGATCCGCCAGCTGCTCGAGGAGGTGCGGGCGGCGCCGCTGGACGAGAAGAGCCGCGCCCGGCTCGCCGAGATCCACCGCTCGTCGATCAAGGAGCTCGAGGACGGCCTCTCCGAGGACCTCGTGAGCGAGCTCGAACGGCTGAGCCTGCCGTTCACCGTCGACGAGATCCCGAGCGACGCCGAGCTGCGGATCGCGCAGGCGCAGCTGGTGGGCTGGCTGGAGGGCCTGTTCCACGGCATCCAGACGGCCCTGTTCGCCCAGCAGATGGCGGCGCGTGCGCAGCTGGAGCAGATGCGCCGGGCGTTGCCGCCTGGTGCCGTCCCCCAGGACGGTCAGCAGCCGGGGCACGGCGCCGGCCCGTACCTCTGA
- a CDS encoding methyltransferase domain-containing protein, with the protein MSANTRSPETDRPRRFFSRFYAKISARLEAEGLAALRGELLSELTGDVVEVGAGNGMNFRHYPDTVTHVDAVEPEPYLRALTGRACATAPATVTVHAGTADRLPLADDSVDAAVLCLVMCSLDDRPAALAEIRRVLRPGGTLRFLEHTFADTPGLHAVQRLADATFWPLFSGGCHTATDPVAHITEAGFDITTCRRLRFPEHRFTQPSAPHVLGTAHAPT; encoded by the coding sequence ATGTCAGCCAACACACGCTCGCCCGAGACTGACCGTCCTCGCCGGTTCTTCAGTCGCTTCTACGCCAAGATCAGCGCGCGACTCGAAGCCGAGGGCCTGGCCGCGTTGCGCGGCGAGCTGTTGAGCGAGTTGACCGGGGACGTGGTCGAGGTCGGAGCCGGCAACGGTATGAACTTCCGGCACTACCCCGACACCGTCACCCACGTGGACGCCGTCGAACCCGAACCGTACCTGCGGGCACTGACGGGCCGGGCATGTGCGACGGCGCCCGCGACGGTGACCGTCCACGCCGGTACGGCCGACCGGCTTCCGCTGGCCGACGACAGCGTCGACGCCGCGGTGCTGTGCCTGGTCATGTGCTCACTCGACGATCGTCCCGCCGCGCTCGCCGAGATCCGGCGGGTCCTGCGTCCCGGCGGCACGCTGCGGTTCCTTGAACACACCTTCGCCGACACACCTGGCCTGCACGCCGTGCAGCGGCTCGCCGATGCTACGTTCTGGCCCCTGTTCTCAGGTGGCTGCCACACCGCCACCGATCCCGTCGCCCACATCACCGAAGCTGGGTTCGACATCACCACCTGCCGGCGCCTGCGCTTTCCAGAACACCGGTTCACCCAACCCTCGGCACCACACGTGCTGGGCACAGCCCACGCACCGACCTGA
- a CDS encoding methyltransferase — translation MTERTGGEHYFSASPSSDPGDRTVRFTVDGHDYALRTARGVFSSTRLDPGTAVLLQRGPAPPATGTLLDLGCGYGPIACVLARRSPGAEVWAVDVNERARELTRTNAAALGLPNVRVASGDEVPADVMFDAIYANPPIRVGKSALHDLLRTWLGRLRAAGSAHLVVQRNLGADSLQRWLTDQRHACERLASAKGFRILRVGPATSGQTDQHDADDYDRGDDT, via the coding sequence CTGACTGAGCGAACGGGCGGCGAGCACTACTTCAGCGCCTCGCCGTCCTCGGACCCCGGCGACCGAACCGTCCGCTTCACGGTCGACGGGCACGACTACGCGCTCCGCACGGCGCGCGGGGTCTTCAGCTCCACGCGGCTCGACCCGGGCACAGCAGTGCTGCTGCAGCGCGGCCCGGCGCCGCCCGCGACCGGCACGTTGCTCGACCTCGGCTGCGGGTACGGGCCCATCGCCTGCGTACTGGCACGCCGGTCGCCGGGGGCCGAGGTGTGGGCGGTCGACGTCAACGAGCGCGCCCGCGAGCTGACCCGCACCAACGCCGCCGCGCTCGGGCTGCCCAACGTCCGCGTCGCGTCCGGCGACGAGGTGCCCGCGGACGTCATGTTCGACGCGATCTACGCCAACCCGCCGATCCGGGTCGGCAAGTCCGCGCTGCACGACCTGCTGCGCACCTGGCTCGGCCGGCTGCGCGCCGCCGGTTCGGCCCACCTCGTCGTCCAGCGCAACCTCGGCGCGGACTCGCTGCAGCGGTGGCTCACCGACCAGCGGCACGCATGCGAACGGCTCGCCAGCGCCAAGGGGTTCCGCATCTTGCGGGTGGGGCCGGCGACCTCAGGCCAGACTGATCAGCACGATGCCGACGACTACGACCGTGGCGACGACACGTGA